A section of the Candidatus Limnocylindrales bacterium genome encodes:
- a CDS encoding SEC-C metal-binding domain-containing protein, whose translation MWMSLLTSLIPSKNDRTLRSLQPIVDRINYLENRFLSEKELKEKTLRCREGLAQGKSLGEIFPELKILGEKALKEKTALCRRELSEEKDLAQVLPEDFRVMSDEQIRGMTEIFRARLKEGVQEGIQAKLEARREVIKFLKEKFGDQENKESAVINLDRCPQDFLTRSVISALEKEIEEIVKEVKDEADFEGVSENTLTKGVKAFIHEAIYKEMQRVLDEILPEAFAVVREASKRTLGMRHFDVQLMGGIVLHQGKIAEMKTGEGKTLVATLPAYLNALSGKGVHIVTVNDYLARRDREWMGKIYEFLGMTVGAIQNYMGTQERQQIYNCDITYGTNNEFGFDYLRDNLKDSPKDRVQRELAYAIVDEVDSILIDEARTPLIISGEVEQDSHRYDEFKLPVKNLVARQQNIVNKIFDEVLKYDETDPDAYEKYVKLLQVEKGDPKNKRLLAYIAEHKDAKKMMVRVEDDFIRDKRIHELQEGLLYVINEKENSVELTEEGQRILSRGEENLFVLPDLDTEFFQIEHDESLSRIAKENAKQRLTKEYEEKSEKLHNIHQLIRAYTMFEKDVDYVVHNGEVIIVDEFTGRMMPGRRWSDGLHQAVEAKEGVKIAKATQTVATITLQNYFRLYKKLAGMTGTAATEAAEFADIYKLDVVVIPTNEPMIRVDYPDVVYKTERAKFNAVVNEIVDCYIKGQPTLVGTVSIEKSERLSKMLELVHLKKILSPEKFEQLRQVLKERGEKGTEIPHHVLNAKHHEKEAMIVARAGQRNAVTIATNMAGRGTDIVLGPGVVELGGLHIIGTERHEARRIDNQLRGRSGRQGDPGSSRFYLSLEDDLMRIFGSEKVAAIMERFGVDENEPIEHPWVTKAIENAQKKVEGRNFEIRKHLLKYDDVNNKQREVIYTRRDHIIYSENLKGDLFDMIEDVLYDLADKYAPEGQYPEEWDLNGLKTELLDKYSVYVSFENIVIEELTWEHLLEILRKEFEEKYELKEKEIEGIPDDIFTYAFGEIAPGETKMNAFLRWIMLKTIDRNWMAHLYAMDQLKEGIGLRGYGQKDPLLEYQKEGYEMFSEMIDRINTETVEAVFKFSVVTRKKSSLVTATSEVTNNTWGIHIDTDALQTNTSESEVKQAPIVRQTPKIGRNDPCPCGSGKKYKKCHGA comes from the coding sequence ATGTGGATGTCGTTACTTACCTCTCTCATTCCTTCAAAAAACGATAGAACTTTAAGAAGTCTTCAACCTATCGTTGATCGGATTAATTATTTAGAAAACCGTTTCCTCAGCGAAAAGGAACTGAAAGAAAAAACCTTACGCTGTCGAGAGGGACTGGCCCAGGGAAAAAGTCTGGGAGAAATATTCCCGGAACTCAAAATACTCGGCGAGAAAGCTTTAAAGGAAAAAACTGCCCTCTGTCGGCGAGAACTGTCTGAAGAAAAGGACTTAGCCCAGGTACTCCCAGAGGATTTTCGGGTTATGAGTGACGAGCAAATCCGGGGGATGACAGAAATTTTTAGAGCTCGATTAAAGGAAGGGGTTCAAGAAGGCATACAGGCTAAGTTGGAAGCTCGAAGGGAAGTTATTAAGTTTCTCAAGGAAAAGTTCGGAGATCAGGAGAATAAAGAAAGCGCTGTGATAAACCTCGACCGATGCCCGCAAGACTTTTTAACCCGAAGTGTCATCAGCGCTCTGGAGAAGGAAATCGAAGAAATTGTTAAGGAAGTAAAAGATGAAGCGGACTTTGAAGGGGTGAGTGAGAATACCCTGACAAAAGGTGTTAAAGCTTTTATCCATGAAGCGATTTATAAAGAAATGCAGCGGGTCTTAGACGAAATTCTTCCTGAAGCTTTCGCCGTAGTTCGAGAAGCCTCCAAGAGAACTCTGGGAATGCGGCATTTTGACGTTCAATTAATGGGTGGCATAGTGCTGCATCAGGGGAAAATCGCCGAGATGAAAACCGGAGAAGGGAAAACTCTGGTTGCAACCCTTCCTGCTTATCTCAACGCCCTTTCTGGAAAAGGTGTTCATATTGTAACCGTTAACGATTATCTGGCCCGACGAGACCGGGAATGGATGGGCAAGATTTATGAGTTTCTGGGAATGACGGTTGGAGCCATCCAGAACTACATGGGTACTCAGGAAAGACAGCAGATTTATAACTGTGATATTACCTATGGGACGAACAATGAGTTTGGATTTGACTATCTGCGGGATAATTTGAAGGATTCTCCCAAGGATCGGGTCCAGCGGGAATTGGCTTATGCTATTGTGGACGAGGTGGACAGTATTTTGATCGACGAGGCGAGAACGCCCCTGATTATATCCGGAGAGGTAGAACAGGATTCCCACCGCTACGATGAGTTTAAACTTCCCGTCAAAAATCTGGTGGCACGACAACAAAATATCGTTAATAAAATCTTCGATGAAGTCCTCAAGTATGATGAAACGGATCCGGATGCCTATGAAAAGTACGTTAAATTGCTTCAAGTGGAGAAAGGGGATCCCAAAAATAAACGACTCCTTGCTTATATTGCCGAACACAAAGACGCCAAAAAGATGATGGTTCGGGTGGAAGACGATTTTATCCGGGATAAGCGTATCCATGAGCTTCAAGAGGGTCTACTCTATGTAATTAATGAGAAGGAGAATAGTGTCGAGTTGACCGAAGAGGGACAGAGAATTCTCTCCCGGGGTGAAGAAAATCTCTTTGTTCTCCCAGATCTGGATACGGAGTTCTTCCAGATCGAACATGATGAATCTCTCAGTCGGATTGCGAAGGAAAACGCCAAGCAGCGATTGACTAAAGAGTACGAGGAGAAAAGCGAGAAGCTCCATAATATTCATCAACTCATTCGGGCCTATACCATGTTTGAAAAGGACGTGGATTATGTGGTGCATAACGGAGAAGTTATCATTGTCGATGAATTTACAGGCCGTATGATGCCCGGGCGTCGGTGGAGCGATGGACTTCATCAGGCCGTAGAGGCCAAGGAAGGCGTTAAAATTGCCAAGGCAACTCAGACCGTTGCAACCATTACCCTTCAGAACTATTTTCGTCTTTATAAAAAGCTGGCAGGTATGACAGGAACTGCCGCAACCGAGGCAGCCGAATTCGCCGATATTTATAAGTTAGACGTGGTGGTTATTCCCACCAATGAACCCATGATCCGGGTAGATTATCCCGATGTCGTTTACAAAACCGAACGGGCTAAGTTTAATGCCGTCGTAAATGAAATTGTAGATTGCTATATTAAAGGTCAACCTACCCTGGTAGGAACGGTCTCTATCGAAAAGTCGGAGAGATTGAGCAAGATGTTGGAGCTCGTCCACTTAAAGAAAATTTTAAGTCCTGAGAAATTCGAACAGCTTCGACAGGTGTTAAAGGAGCGCGGTGAAAAAGGGACCGAAATTCCCCATCATGTTTTGAATGCCAAACATCACGAGAAAGAGGCCATGATTGTAGCCCGGGCCGGGCAGCGGAATGCAGTTACCATCGCAACCAATATGGCAGGCCGCGGAACGGATATTGTACTGGGTCCGGGAGTTGTGGAACTGGGAGGTCTTCATATCATAGGAACGGAACGCCATGAAGCCCGAAGAATCGATAATCAGTTGCGCGGACGCTCCGGACGGCAGGGAGATCCAGGATCTTCCCGATTTTATCTATCTCTGGAAGATGATCTCATGCGAATCTTTGGCTCAGAAAAAGTAGCCGCCATTATGGAACGGTTCGGGGTGGATGAAAATGAGCCTATCGAGCATCCCTGGGTTACCAAAGCCATTGAAAACGCCCAGAAAAAGGTAGAAGGCCGTAATTTTGAGATTCGAAAACACCTCCTCAAATACGACGATGTAAACAATAAACAGCGGGAAGTTATCTACACCCGACGAGATCATATCATCTACAGTGAAAACCTCAAGGGAGATCTCTTCGATATGATCGAAGATGTGCTCTATGATCTGGCCGATAAATACGCTCCCGAAGGCCAATACCCTGAAGAGTGGGATTTGAACGGGCTAAAGACGGAGCTTCTGGATAAATACTCGGTATACGTTTCCTTTGAAAATATAGTGATCGAGGAATTAACCTGGGAACATCTTCTGGAAATTCTTCGTAAAGAATTTGAGGAGAAATATGAACTGAAAGAGAAAGAGATTGAAGGAATTCCCGACGATATTTTCACCTATGCCTTTGGAGAGATTGCCCCCGGAGAGACCAAAATGAATGCCTTCCTCAGATGGATTATGTTGAAAACCATCGATCGGAACTGGATGGCCCATCTGTATGCCATGGATCAACTCAAGGAAGGAATCGGTCTCCGAGGATACGGACAAAAGGACCCCCTTCTGGAGTATCAGAAGGAGGGTTATGAAATGTTCTCCGAAATGATAGACCGAATTAACACAGAAACGGTCGAGGCGGTTTTTAAATTCTCTGTCGTAACCCGAAAAAAATCCTCCCTTGTCACCGCCACAAGTGAAGTCACCAACAATACCTGGGGTATCCATATCGATACCGATGCGCTCCAGACCAATACCAGCGAGTCTGAGGTCAAACAGGCTCCAATCGTCCGACAAACACCCAAGATTGGTCGTAATGATCCCTGCCCCTGCGGAAGTGGAAAGAA
- a CDS encoding glucose 1-dehydrogenase: MKLRDKVALITGAGSGIGRATAILFAKEGAKVSVVDLDNERGVGTVQLIKDQGGSAIFIRADVSQIEDARRMVEITVNTWNRLDILFNNAGISVVGTVETLTEEEWDRVMGVNLKSVFLGSKFAIPHMRRQGGGCIINMASANGIRPYANRDAYSASKGAIISLTKGMALGFVKDNIRVNCLCPGTVETAILNGVASKLYADMETARQAFMARQPMGRMGKPEEIAYAALYIASDEAAFMTGSALVIDGGMSL; the protein is encoded by the coding sequence ATGAAACTTCGAGATAAGGTTGCTTTGATTACAGGAGCCGGTTCGGGAATTGGACGTGCAACGGCTATTCTATTTGCAAAAGAAGGTGCGAAAGTGAGTGTGGTAGATCTGGATAACGAACGCGGGGTGGGTACCGTTCAACTTATTAAGGATCAGGGAGGAAGTGCAATATTCATTCGAGCCGATGTCTCACAAATTGAAGATGCCCGACGAATGGTAGAGATAACAGTTAATACCTGGAATCGGTTAGACATTTTGTTTAACAATGCAGGGATTTCTGTCGTAGGTACCGTGGAAACTTTAACGGAAGAGGAATGGGACCGGGTGATGGGAGTTAACTTGAAATCGGTCTTCTTGGGGTCTAAGTTCGCAATTCCCCATATGAGGAGACAAGGGGGAGGTTGTATCATTAACATGGCTTCTGCAAACGGGATTCGACCCTATGCTAACCGTGATGCTTATTCGGCCTCCAAAGGAGCTATTATTTCCCTTACAAAAGGGATGGCTCTGGGGTTTGTAAAGGATAATATTCGGGTTAACTGCCTCTGTCCTGGAACGGTAGAGACCGCTATCCTTAATGGAGTAGCCAGTAAGCTTTATGCTGATATGGAAACAGCTCGTCAGGCTTTTATGGCCCGCCAACCCATGGGACGAATGGGTAAACCCGAGGAAATTGCCTATGCTGCCCTCTATATCGCTTCCGACGAGGCCGCCTTCATGACCGGCTCTGCCCTTGTTATCGATGGGGGCATGTCACTGTAA
- a CDS encoding alpha-ketoacid dehydrogenase subunit beta, whose translation MAIREITYQQAIQEALRSEMRADPTVILLGEDIAGGATTVDEDAWGGPLGTTRGFIKEFGKERVRDCPISEAGFVGAAVGAATTGLRPVVELMYNDFLGTCLDQILNQAAKLRYMFGGKAKVPMVLRTTIGAGLRKASQHSQTLYSIFAHIPGLKLIAPSTPYDMKGLLISAIRDDDPVVDFEHKLIYWKKGPVPEESYTIPLGKADIKRPGKDVTIVAISRMVDFSLEAANKLASEGIDAEVVDPRTLWPLDEATILESVKKTGKVVIVDESTPNCSMGRNIAAIIAEKAFDYLDAPIKCVNAPPTPVPFSPSLEDFYLPNPDKIFKAVMSQFKD comes from the coding sequence ATGGCCATAAGAGAAATAACCTATCAACAAGCCATTCAAGAAGCTTTGCGAAGTGAAATGCGGGCCGATCCCACTGTGATCCTCTTGGGAGAGGATATTGCCGGAGGGGCGACTACGGTAGATGAGGATGCGTGGGGTGGACCATTGGGGACAACGCGAGGATTTATTAAGGAATTCGGGAAAGAGCGTGTTCGGGATTGTCCCATTTCTGAAGCAGGGTTTGTAGGGGCGGCTGTAGGGGCAGCCACGACCGGACTACGACCGGTTGTGGAATTGATGTATAACGATTTTCTCGGAACCTGTCTGGATCAGATTCTAAACCAGGCTGCCAAGCTCCGGTATATGTTTGGAGGAAAAGCTAAGGTTCCTATGGTCCTCCGAACCACCATCGGGGCAGGTCTTCGTAAAGCCTCCCAACATTCCCAGACCCTTTATTCTATCTTTGCCCATATTCCCGGCCTCAAACTCATTGCTCCTTCAACTCCTTATGATATGAAAGGACTTCTCATCTCCGCTATTCGAGATGACGATCCCGTCGTTGACTTCGAGCATAAGCTCATATACTGGAAAAAAGGTCCTGTACCTGAGGAGAGTTATACAATCCCTCTGGGTAAGGCAGATATTAAAAGACCCGGTAAAGATGTAACGATTGTAGCCATCTCCCGTATGGTAGATTTTTCTTTAGAAGCCGCCAACAAATTAGCCAGTGAAGGAATCGACGCCGAGGTCGTAGATCCGAGAACTCTCTGGCCTTTAGACGAAGCCACAATCCTGGAATCTGTCAAGAAAACCGGAAAAGTGGTGATCGTGGATGAGAGTACTCCCAATTGTTCCATGGGTCGTAATATCGCAGCCATTATCGCGGAGAAAGCATTTGACTACCTGGATGCCCCGATCAAGTGTGTCAACGCGCCTCCAACTCCGGTTCCTTTTAGTCCGAGTTTAGAAGATTTTTATCTTCCCAATCCGGATAAAATTTTCAAAGCGGTAATGAGTCAGTTTAAGGATTGA
- a CDS encoding thiamine pyrophosphate-dependent dehydrogenase E1 component subunit alpha: MDIPKEKLLWIYEKMLQIRTFEETMADEFAKGKIPGVLHLYAGEEAVAVGFCAHLRDEDYITSTHRGHGHTIAKGCDIKRMVAELYGKKTGLCNGKGGSMHIADVDKGMLGANGIVGGSIPMACGAALTAQYKKLDRVAVCFFGDGGSNQGTFHEGLNLASIWNLPVIFVAENNLYAEATPQRYHQRIQNIADRASSYNIPGVVVDGMDVFAVYEVADEAIRRARSGGGPTLVECKTYRFYGHYQGDAQRYRTKEEIAEYRKRDPIPRFRERVLSHNLLSEVELKEIEEKVKKEIQDAIEFAEKSEYPEPESTLRGLYATPLVSESYALL, from the coding sequence ATGGATATACCCAAAGAAAAACTGCTTTGGATATATGAAAAAATGTTACAGATCCGAACCTTTGAAGAGACTATGGCCGATGAGTTTGCCAAGGGAAAAATTCCCGGGGTTCTTCATCTGTATGCTGGAGAAGAGGCCGTTGCCGTTGGATTTTGCGCCCATTTAAGGGATGAAGACTATATTACAAGCACTCACCGGGGGCATGGTCATACCATTGCGAAGGGGTGTGATATCAAACGCATGGTTGCGGAGCTGTACGGTAAGAAGACGGGTCTATGTAACGGAAAAGGTGGGTCGATGCACATAGCAGATGTCGATAAGGGCATGTTAGGGGCCAATGGAATTGTCGGGGGAAGTATTCCTATGGCCTGTGGAGCTGCTTTAACGGCTCAATATAAGAAGTTGGATCGGGTGGCCGTCTGCTTTTTTGGGGATGGTGGAAGTAACCAGGGAACTTTCCATGAAGGTTTGAATCTGGCCTCCATCTGGAATTTACCGGTTATTTTTGTTGCCGAGAACAACCTGTATGCCGAAGCGACGCCCCAGCGATACCATCAAAGGATTCAAAATATTGCCGATCGGGCTTCCAGTTATAACATACCCGGAGTTGTGGTAGATGGAATGGATGTCTTTGCAGTTTACGAAGTAGCCGACGAAGCCATTCGAAGGGCGAGATCTGGAGGAGGACCTACCCTGGTAGAATGTAAAACCTACCGTTTCTACGGTCACTATCAAGGAGATGCGCAGCGCTATCGGACTAAAGAGGAAATCGCAGAATATCGAAAACGAGATCCTATTCCTCGCTTCAGGGAACGGGTTTTATCCCATAACCTTTTATCAGAGGTCGAACTCAAGGAAATCGAAGAAAAGGTGAAAAAAGAGATTCAAGACGCCATTGAGTTTGCAGAAAAAAGTGAGTACCCGGAACCGGAATCAACCCTCAGGGGTCTCTATGCAACTCCTTTGGTATCTGAATCGTATGCATTATTATAA
- a CDS encoding S1/P1 nuclease, with product MIRKPGIILFLTSVLCMSQPEGFGWDYTTHMVIAQIAYNRLNNKARERLDALVQKIKFHEKTYTFITAACWLDDLRDDPAYEALKTWHFINKPYFDGVPPREIPLPSDPILSHLRSSIENLRIGTGSEEKDAEALGVLLHLVGDAHQPLHCINRYSEKNNDEEGDRGGNEFKIITDIEGVNNLHRYWDGAAGLFKFETIQRPLSQEDQQRIQKYADEILSAYPPDAHKEWKEMDPDRWIEESYQIARTMVYKTPEGERLTEDYTFQSQRVARERIALAGYRLAELLNMLFGN from the coding sequence ATGATACGGAAACCAGGGATAATTTTATTTTTGACCTCGGTACTCTGTATGTCTCAACCCGAGGGATTTGGCTGGGATTACACAACTCATATGGTGATTGCACAGATCGCCTACAACAGGTTGAATAATAAAGCAAGAGAGCGTCTGGATGCGCTTGTACAAAAAATCAAATTCCACGAAAAGACCTACACCTTCATTACAGCCGCATGTTGGCTGGATGATCTTCGAGATGACCCTGCCTATGAGGCACTTAAAACGTGGCATTTTATAAATAAGCCTTATTTTGATGGAGTTCCTCCCAGGGAAATACCGTTACCGTCCGACCCTATACTTTCACATCTCCGTTCAAGCATCGAAAACCTGAGAATAGGGACCGGTTCTGAAGAGAAAGATGCAGAGGCCCTAGGGGTCCTTTTACACCTTGTAGGAGATGCCCACCAACCGCTTCATTGTATCAATCGCTATAGTGAAAAAAACAATGATGAGGAAGGAGACCGAGGGGGTAATGAATTCAAAATTATTACCGATATTGAGGGGGTGAATAACTTACACAGGTATTGGGATGGAGCTGCCGGTTTATTTAAATTTGAAACTATCCAGCGCCCACTTAGTCAAGAAGATCAGCAGCGTATCCAGAAGTATGCCGATGAAATTCTATCTGCCTATCCACCTGATGCACATAAGGAATGGAAAGAAATGGATCCTGACAGGTGGATTGAAGAGAGTTATCAGATTGCTCGGACAATGGTTTACAAAACTCCAGAAGGTGAAAGGCTTACGGAAGATTATACTTTTCAATCCCAACGGGTAGCCCGTGAGCGTATTGCTCTGGCAGGTTATCGGCTCGCTGAGTTATTGAACATGCTTTTTGGCAATTAG
- a CDS encoding KpsF/GutQ family sugar-phosphate isomerase — protein MENFLAVLLEKSYHIPVNQVSLIDLARQVLKIESEALLRLADRLGEEFIQAVEVLYACKGRVIVTGVGKSGLIGRKIVATLSSTGTPAFFLHPTEAFHGDFGGVVRGDTFLAISYSGETEEVCRLLPWIKRMGLPLISMTGNKNSTLAKNSEIVLDIHVQQEACTLGLAPTTSTTVSLALGDALAIALLNKKGFKVEDFAFLHPGGNLGKKLTRIADLMHVGKKLPVVTEDTPMKETICEISSKGFGVTSVVNQMGKVTGIITDGDLRRALEKGGDILDKPSKLFMTRNPKTIEKNEIAATALQMMERYAITSLLILNEAGELEGLIHLHDLLRAGVV, from the coding sequence TTGGAGAATTTTCTTGCAGTTCTCCTGGAGAAAAGTTATCATATCCCTGTGAACCAGGTATCTCTTATCGATCTAGCTCGACAGGTTTTAAAAATTGAGTCGGAAGCCCTATTGAGGCTTGCAGATAGGCTGGGAGAAGAATTTATCCAGGCCGTTGAAGTTCTCTATGCCTGCAAGGGTCGGGTAATTGTAACAGGAGTAGGAAAGTCTGGATTAATCGGGCGAAAGATCGTCGCTACCCTATCCAGTACGGGAACTCCGGCTTTTTTTCTCCATCCCACCGAAGCTTTCCACGGTGATTTTGGGGGGGTGGTTCGAGGTGACACCTTCTTAGCTATCTCTTATAGTGGGGAAACCGAAGAGGTCTGCAGGCTCCTCCCATGGATTAAGCGGATGGGATTGCCTTTAATTTCCATGACGGGGAATAAGAACTCAACCCTGGCAAAAAATAGCGAGATTGTTTTGGATATCCACGTGCAACAGGAAGCATGCACGTTAGGACTGGCCCCTACCACCAGTACAACGGTTTCATTGGCACTGGGCGATGCCCTGGCCATTGCCCTTCTCAATAAAAAGGGGTTCAAAGTGGAGGATTTTGCTTTTCTCCATCCCGGTGGAAATCTCGGTAAAAAGCTCACGAGGATTGCAGATCTTATGCATGTGGGGAAAAAATTACCTGTTGTTACAGAAGATACGCCCATGAAAGAGACTATTTGTGAGATTTCGTCTAAGGGCTTTGGCGTCACCAGTGTGGTCAATCAAATGGGGAAAGTAACGGGTATCATCACCGATGGGGACCTTCGACGGGCCTTAGAAAAAGGGGGCGATATTTTAGATAAGCCCTCTAAGTTGTTTATGACCAGAAACCCTAAAACAATCGAAAAAAACGAAATTGCGGCTACTGCCCTTCAAATGATGGAACGTTATGCCATCACTTCCCTGTTAATTCTCAATGAAGCCGGAGAATTGGAAGGGCTTATTCATTTACACGATTTATTAAGGGCAGGGGTTGTTTAA
- a CDS encoding HAD hydrolase family protein — protein sequence MLSPELEEKIQKIKILLLDVDGVLTDGRIFIDDSGLEIKAFDVKDGHGIRMAQRVGLKVAFLSGRVSKTVIKRAEELGVVDVLQGVFFKLEGYEALRVKYQLKPEEMAYVGDDVVDIPVLKRVGFSVAVPDAVPEVKEVVHYITTRPGGRGAVREVIDLILKIQGRWNNAMERYR from the coding sequence ATGCTAAGCCCCGAACTGGAAGAGAAGATCCAAAAGATAAAAATTCTCCTATTAGATGTAGATGGTGTATTGACCGATGGCCGGATTTTTATAGATGATAGTGGTTTGGAAATCAAAGCCTTTGATGTGAAAGACGGTCACGGAATTCGGATGGCTCAGCGGGTTGGATTAAAGGTTGCCTTTCTATCTGGTCGTGTCTCAAAAACCGTTATAAAAAGAGCTGAGGAGTTGGGAGTCGTCGATGTTTTACAGGGGGTGTTTTTTAAGCTAGAAGGGTATGAAGCTTTGCGGGTCAAATATCAATTGAAACCTGAAGAAATGGCGTATGTAGGAGATGACGTTGTCGATATTCCGGTCTTGAAACGGGTGGGATTCTCGGTAGCCGTTCCAGATGCGGTCCCCGAGGTAAAAGAAGTGGTCCACTACATCACCACACGCCCCGGAGGACGAGGGGCCGTTCGGGAAGTCATTGACTTGATTTTAAAAATTCAAGGTCGCTGGAATAACGCGATGGAGAGATACCGGTAG
- a CDS encoding LapA family protein has protein sequence MAFLVPILIILLTLGILLAIVNFVLNNLEMFQQAFVIHFNLPYLGNYASQPIQFAYLIAACILIGALATAIPGWLVNIRLIRVIKKQKKELENLQKELDSLKPPPTEPGITSFPETGETEN, from the coding sequence ATGGCTTTTTTGGTTCCTATTCTCATCATCCTTCTAACCCTGGGTATTCTCCTCGCCATTGTGAACTTTGTTCTCAATAACCTAGAAATGTTCCAGCAAGCGTTTGTTATCCACTTTAATTTACCGTATCTGGGGAACTACGCTTCCCAGCCTATTCAATTTGCCTATCTGATCGCTGCCTGTATTCTTATAGGGGCTTTGGCTACCGCTATACCCGGCTGGTTAGTAAATATCCGACTCATTCGGGTAATCAAAAAGCAGAAAAAAGAGCTAGAAAATCTACAAAAGGAGTTAGACTCCCTTAAACCACCTCCTACAGAACCTGGAATAACCTCTTTTCCAGAGACCGGGGAAACGGAAAATTGA
- a CDS encoding biopolymer transporter ExbD → MEGWKDGRVEGSEYKGRTTAILYSHPPIPPYLSMQFKRKRRYQPEINVINFIDVLLMLLIFFMISTTFIKQPGIRVDLPLAKSGTGDTQEGIVITITNDNTLFLNGQKVTKEVLYSNLRQLNLERQDHLVVIRADKKVEHGWVVAVMDTAKTAGFNRFAIATKSQ, encoded by the coding sequence ATGGAAGGATGGAAGGATGGAAGGGTGGAAGGATCGGAGTATAAGGGTAGAACTACAGCTATCCTCTACTCCCATCCTCCCATACCCCCATACTTATCCATGCAGTTCAAGAGAAAACGTCGCTACCAACCTGAGATCAATGTAATCAATTTTATTGATGTCTTATTGATGCTGTTGATTTTTTTCATGATTTCTACTACTTTTATAAAGCAACCCGGAATCCGTGTAGATTTACCTCTTGCCAAATCTGGAACCGGAGATACACAGGAAGGTATCGTCATAACGATAACCAACGATAATACTCTCTTTTTAAATGGGCAAAAGGTTACAAAGGAAGTATTATATTCCAATCTGAGACAACTTAATTTAGAGCGTCAGGATCATCTGGTAGTGATCCGAGCCGACAAAAAAGTTGAGCACGGATGGGTAGTAGCCGTTATGGATACGGCAAAGACTGCCGGGTTTAATCGGTTCGCCATTGCTACCAAATCCCAATAA
- the rpsF gene encoding 30S ribosomal protein S6, with the protein MRIYESVFIANPSLSEEEVNQTIDLIQNVITGNGGEIVKVDKWGKRPLAYEIKKQKEGYYVLLLFNADSKVLSELDRRYKLTDHILRYNIIKLGDKPGELPPGYGQYTLDTQFVGSEFGMHAYDEYEEGKEEYDEEEEADESFDEEIE; encoded by the coding sequence ATGCGAATTTATGAAAGTGTTTTTATTGCAAACCCTTCCCTCTCTGAGGAAGAAGTTAATCAAACCATTGATCTGATTCAGAATGTAATCACCGGTAACGGAGGAGAAATTGTTAAGGTGGATAAATGGGGTAAAAGACCCCTGGCTTATGAAATCAAAAAACAGAAAGAAGGGTATTACGTTCTTTTGCTTTTTAATGCCGATTCTAAAGTCCTGAGCGAACTCGACCGCAGATATAAATTAACCGATCACATTCTTCGGTATAATATTATAAAACTAGGTGATAAACCGGGTGAACTACCTCCAGGATACGGGCAATATACTCTGGATACCCAGTTTGTAGGTTCAGAATTCGGTATGCATGCCTATGATGAGTATGAAGAAGGAAAAGAAGAATATGATGAAGAGGAAGAGGCGGATGAGTCGTTTGATGAAGAAATCGAGTAA
- the rpsR gene encoding 30S ribosomal protein S18, translated as MFKPKGKRFRRRKVCRFCAEKVVYIDYKDQKRLRGFITERGKIVPRRISGNCAYHQRRLTTAIKRARHIALLPFTAE; from the coding sequence ATGTTTAAACCCAAGGGAAAGCGTTTTAGACGTAGAAAAGTTTGCCGGTTCTGTGCAGAAAAAGTTGTTTATATCGATTATAAAGATCAAAAACGTCTCAGGGGGTTTATTACCGAAAGGGGAAAAATAGTTCCTCGAAGAATATCCGGTAACTGTGCCTATCATCAGAGGCGTCTTACCACCGCCATTAAGCGGGCAAGACATATTGCTCTGCTTCCATTCACGGCAGAATAA